In the Vibrio hippocampi genome, CAACAACATCTTGAAAGCGCCAATGAAGTTGTCATCGCTCAGCAAAGACTCAATCGCTGCCGTAACGCCATCTATCAACTTGAAGAAACCATTGCACAACAGGAAGGGTTTGTCCGTGGACAACAAAAATACCAGTAAAGACGCTCACTCAGCAGGGCTAGACAATGCGCCAGAGGAGATCAAACTCGCCGTCGATCTTATCTACCTGTTAGAAACTAATGAGATCGAGCCAAGCATTGCATTGAAAGCACTCGCGATTGTAAGGCAAGACCTAGAAAAAAAGCTGAACCCCTAAAGGTTCAGCTTTTTCATTGGCACCAGTGACGAGCTTACACTTTAAACTGACGCATCAACTCTTGTTGTTGCACTGAGTAATGATCGATA is a window encoding:
- the rsmS gene encoding pleiotropic regulatory protein RsmS yields the protein MDNKNTSKDAHSAGLDNAPEEIKLAVDLIYLLETNEIEPSIALKALAIVRQDLEKKLNP